DNA from Mustela lutreola isolate mMusLut2 chromosome 6, mMusLut2.pri, whole genome shotgun sequence:
CCTACCTTGCAACAAAATAATTGCACAAACTCCTTAGTGCCGATTCCGCCCACAGAGAGTCCTGGAGCCAGAGCCTTTTTTGCTTTGCATGGTAGGGAAGGGACTAAGTGATAGAGACGATGTCGCTTTCCTGAGCTCCTGAGAGCGCTCGTGAACTGGAACCAACTGCttcaggggaaggaaaaaaaaagagagagagagagagagagacttgccTGGGAGGCGGCGAGAAACTTGCACTGGAAGCTTCAGCAGCCAGCATTCAAGAAACTCCTCTCCACTTTAGCACGGTCTCCAGACTCAGAGCCGAGAGAGAGCAAACTGCGGCGCGgtgagcgagcgagagcgagcggcagagggagggagaggagactctCCAGCCTGGGAACTATAACTGCTCTGCAAGAGGCAGAGCGCTCCTTGCCCGCACCCTTTGGAGACTTTTCTCCCCGCGCGCAGCACCGGCCCGGCGCGGAGTGGAGCGGCCCGCACGGCCGCCGCGCGCGTCCTCCCGCTCGGCGTGTGCTTGGCCCGGGCAGCCGGGAGGGCCCGGCGATCGCGCCGCGGCGGCCGCCGCGAGGGTGTGAGCGCGCGTGGGCGCCCGCCGAGCCGGGGCCATGGTGCAGCAAACCAACAACGCCGAGAACACGGAAGCGCTGCTGGCCGGCGAGAGCTCGGACTCGGGCGCCGGCCTGGAGCTGGGCATCGCCTCCTCCCCCACGCCCGGCTCCACCGCGTCCACGGGCGGCAAGGCCGACGACCCGAGCTGGTGCAAGACGCCGAGCGGCCACATCAAGCGGCCCATGAACGCCTTCATGGTGTGGTCGCAGATCGAGCGGCGCAAGATCATGGAGCAGTCGCCCGACATGCACAACGCCGAGATCTCCAAGCGGCTGGGCAAACGCTGGAAGCTGCTCAAAGACAGCGACAAGATCCCCTTCATCCGGGAGGCGGAGCGGCTGCGCCTCAAGCACATGGCTGACTACCCCGACTACAAGTACCGGCCCAGGAAGAAGGTGAAGTCCGGCAACGCCAGCTCCGGCGCCTCGGCCGCCGCCTCCTCCAAGCCGGGGGAGAAGGGCGACAAGGTCGGTGGCGGGGGCGGCcacgggggcggcggcggcgggggcgggagcGGCCAcgcggggggcggcggcggcggcgcgggcggcggcggcggcgccaaCTCCAAACCCGCGCAGAAAAAGAGCTGCGGCTCCAAAGTggcgggcggcgcgggcggcgggggcAGCAAACCGCACGCCAAGCTCATCctggcgggcggcggcggcggcgggaagGCGGCGGCCGCGGGCGCCGCGCCCTCCTTCGCGGCCGAGCAGGCCCTGCTGCCCCTGGGCGCCGCCGCCGACCACCACTCGCTGTACAAGGCGCGGACTCccagcgcggcggcggcggcggcggcggcggcgggggcggcgggctcGGTCTCCACCGCCGCCTCCGCCTCCTCGGCCGGCCTCGCGGCCCCGGGCAAGCCCCTGGCCGACAAGAAGGTGAAGCGCGTCTACCTGTTCGGCGGCCTGGGCGCGTCCTCCTCGCCCGCGGGCGGCGTGGGCGCGGGCGCCGACCCCAGCGACCCCCTGGGCCTGTACGAGGAGGGCGGCGCGGGCTGCTCGCCCGACGGGCCGAGCCTGAGCGGCCGCAGCAGCGCCGCCTCGTCGCCCGCGGCCGGCCGCTCGCCCGCCGACCACCGCAGCTACGCCAGCCTGCGCGCCGCCTCGCCCGCGCCGTCCAGCGCGCCCTCGCACGCGTCCTCGTCGGCCTCGTCCCACTCGTCCTCGTCCTCGTCGTCGGGCTCCTCGTCCTCCGACGACGAGTTCGAAGACGACCTGCTCGACCTGAACCCCAGCTCAAACTTTGAGAGCATGTCCCTGGGCAGCTTCAGCTCGTCGTCGGCGCTGGACCGGGACCTGGATTTTAACTTGGAGCCCGGCTCCGGCTCGCACTTCGAGTTCCCGGACTACTGCACGCCCGAGGTGAGCGAGATGATCTCGGGAGACTGGCTCGAGTCCAGCATCTCCAACCTGGTCTTCACCTACTGACGGGCGCGCGCGCGGGCTGGGAGAAGAGGGccggggggcaggagagggaagaagacgagaaaaaaaaaaaaaaagaagaagaagaagatttagacgaagaagaagaagagagaaaagacagagaaagagttggaagagaaaagaggaaaaaaaaaaaaagaaaaggaaaaaaaaatgtgagcggGGCCGGCTTGCGAGGAGCGCGGCGGTGTTTTGGGGACCCGcgctcccatcccccacctccccggcCGCGGGGACGCGGAGGAGGCGGCGGGGAGACGGGGGGCGACCTTTTATTGTTGTTCTTGATGTTGTTGTTGATGGCAAAAAAAGCTACTTGGAGTTTcctcccctctgccggagagacccccccccccattccaaCGAGCTTCCGGACTTGTCTGCTGCACCCCCAGCAAGAAGCCGATTTGGTAGTTTTTCTAGAGACTGAAGGAATCTCGTCCCTTTTTTCATCGCCCCCCCCCTtgctgttcttgttttattttatctcatttcttggtcaagagaggaggggggggggagaaaagaaagaaacccaacgCGCCCCTGGGGATTGAGTTCTCAGCACCCCCccgccatcccctcccccaccaagaaGACAGAAGGCTCCGGGCGTGGAATTGGAATTGGACCGACGgcagattttggggggggggggggggggggaggcaggctcgaGCGCCGGGACAGAGAGACTCCACGCTGGCGGATTCCCgttttgttgggtttttcttcctttttcccttcctttcctcttccttccttctttcctctttttttttttttttttttttttttctattttttttttcacttgcaccccaccgccccccacccccggagccGGAGGAGGTGATGCCGAGTGCCCGGAGAGCCCCCGTGGGGAGCCCGGCgaggggcgcggggcggggcgcagGGGGGAGGCCGCGGAGGAACTGGGACGGATTTGCACGTTCGGGGGCAGGTGGCGCGTCCAggcggcccccgccccccgcaccccCGAAATCAGTGAGGTGAGACTCCGCGGCCCGCGGGCGTGCAGGAGAGCGGACTGTTTGATGTGGTGCCGGGGGCCGTGCAGGGGCGAGTGGTTTCGGGCGGGGGGGGAGAAAagaggtttttttcttctcttaaaatcgGAATCGTGATGGTGTTGGATTATTTCACTGGTGGGGTTAATATAGCATGTTATCCTGtctatcttttaaagatttctgtataagactgttgagcagtttttaaaatagtgtaGGATAATATAAAAAGCAGATAGATGGCGCTATGTTTGATTCCTACAACAAAATTATCACCagctttttttcattcttaactCTTTAAAGGATTCAAACGCAACTCAAATCTGTGCTggactttaagaagaaaaaaaaaaaaagaacacaattcAGGACCAAATTTTTTCtcagtgtgtatgtgtttattccTTATAGGTGTAAATGAGAAGACGTGTTTTTTTCCCTCACCGATGCTTCATCCtcgtatttttttttccttgtaaatgtAATCAGATGCCATTTTATATGTGGACGTATTTATACtggccaaacattttttttttcttattttgtcccttttttactttaatctttggtttactttcttttctttcttttttgacttcctttatttcttccttccttttttttctcttttgttctttttcttttctttattttattttattattattatttttttttttggtagtttgtTGTTACCCACGCCATTTTACGTCTCCTTCACTGAAGGGCTAgagttttaacttttaattttttatatttaaatgtagacttttgacacttttaaaaaacaaaaaaagacaagagagatGAAAACGTTTGATTATTTTCTCagtgtatttttgtaaaaaatatataaagggggTGTTAATCGGTGTAAATCGCTGTTTGGATTTCCTGATTTTATAATAGGGCGGCTGGTTAATATCTCACACAGTTTAAAGAATCAGCCCCTAATTTCTCCATGTTTACACTTCAATCTGCAGGCTTCTTAAAGTAACAGTATCCCTTAACCTGCCACCAGTGTCCACCCTTCGACCCCAGTCTTAGAAAAAGGGGAGGAGAGTTAGCCAAACACTGTTAGGCTTTTAAGAATAGaccaatttttttaagtaaaataccaTTCTGTCCAGAGGCTTTAAAACTGGTGCATTTACAGCAAAAAGGGATCCTGTAGCTTTAACTTGTAAACCACATCTTTTTTGCACTTTTTTTATAAGCAAAAACGTGCCGTTTAAACCACTGGATCTATCTAAATGCCGATTTGAGTTCGCGACACTATGTACTGCGTTTTTCATTCTTGTATTTGACTATTTAATCCTTTCTACTTGTCGCTAAATATAATTGTTTTAGTCTTATGGCATGATGATAGGATATGTGTTCAGGTTTATAGCTGTTGTGTTTAAAGATtgaaaaaagtggaaaacatCTTTGTACATTTAAGTCTGTATTATAATAAGCAAAAagattgtgtgtatgtatgtttaatATAACATGACAGGCACTAGGACGTCTGCCTTTCTAAGGCAGTTCCgttaagggtttttgtttttaaacttttttttgccATCCATCCTGTGCAATATGCCGTGTAGAATATTTGTCTTAAAATTCAaggccacaaaaaaaaaaaaaaaaatgttttgggggaaaaaaaaagaaaaaagaaaaaatcatgccAGCTAATCATGTCGAGTTCACTGCCTGTCAGATTGTTGATATATACCTTCTGTAAATAACTTTttttgagaaggaaataaaatcagctGGAACTGAACCCTAAATCTCGACTTTTGTCATTATTCTCTGCCCAGAGCCCGAGATTGGGAGGGCCCTCCTCCCCGGGTGGATGCTCTCCGATCTGCTTTAGCTCTGAAACAGTAACTTCTCCAAGGGCAGCCTGTTCAATGCTATCTTCCTGAGGAATACCAAGTTCCTCTTGGCCAGATTTGGCCAGCTCTGACCCTGAAATGAGTTATGTGTCAACTCTACACGCTTTCTAGGAATTTTCAGAGTTTACCACATTTAAATAAATGCCCTTtgtcttgaaattttaaaaagaggggggaaGGGCCGCATGGAGAGGGTTCTTTACAGATGAAAACTGGCCAGCTGATCTGCATTTTAACCTCCTGTTCCTAAAACTGCTTTCTCCTTCATGGGCCCCGTGGTTACCATCCAGCCGTGGCTAGAATCGCTTTACACGGATCAAGAACAAATAAGCCTTTTAGATGATCGATATATTGTGGAGGAGGAAGCCATCGCTAATTTCGAAATGGAGAAGTTGTGTAAATTTCTTCCTCTGCAGCAGAAAGGTTCACCCGGTGCTAGAAGATCTCCATTTTGTGCCATGCCCATTCGTGGGTTCTTAATGTGACAGAAATGCAGTACTAGGACCTGGGGAAGTGGGATCCCTGAGGACCGGCAGGAAATccaaccctcccccccaccctttcAGGGAGAAGCCTGCATTCAGCTAGGGGAGATTTATACGTTTTATATGCATCGGACACAGCTGTATTCCTGAGGCCTGTATGCATGGAGGGAAAAGGCCCATTAGGACTTGGTTTGGAACCTGCCTCTTGCTAAGTAGCGCTATTTCCTGTTTACTTGGAGGGTTAACTCTTGCCGTTAACTAACAAAACCCATCTTCACGCCCAAATGTTTGTTAATTAAAGGTGTGTCCTCTCTATGTCTCCTAGTTTTTttagcatggaagacaaggggttAAGGAGCAGATGTGTTTGGAAATAATCTTTTTAACCCTCAGGACTGCTTGTAGGTAGGGGAGCATCCTGCATCTGAGGAGAAGAGATTTGGGGGGACTAGTACAAAACCAGCACATTTTTTTTGCTCCAGGAAGAGCAGTAATCGCTACTTCCAGAATAGTCTAGCTGCTGTGTTTCAATATAAGTTCACCTCTTTAAAATTATTACAGCTGctaatttccaatttttttccttgtattttgcTAACATAGTTTTAATTGCACTTGTGTTCCACAATGGTAAGAAGGTCTTAAGGTCTTTTAAGAAGACCTTAAGAAAACATGGCAACTTGTGTCTCTTCAAAAACCTTTGcaatggtggggggcgggggacttttttcaaagtgctgaaatttaatttttgttccttGTCCTTAAAGGATGATGtgattgtttcactttttttcagATCCAAAGTATCAAAACCTTGACCTAAGTGAAGCCAGTGTGAtacatgttttacattttattttggagggttctccttctagaactgtttttttcccccttatttttcatgtcaaggcagaggctttgaatattttcttgaaCTTCGATAATGGTCCTGTAAAGATAAAGGCCTCAATGtgtgtgtcttcctcacaggTGATGGAGGAACATTATTCTATTTCCCTCTGAAGCAGTTTTCTCATTCACAGGGAATCCTCATGCATTGGGTGTTATACGGCACCATAAACCTGAAAAATGAACCGGTTGAGTACGGCTCTTTCTTTCAGAACATTTGGATTGGCAGAAAAGAATacatttcagatttctttttaaggccATCAGACCGTTTTTTCTCTAAATACACTGCTTCTGGCCTTTGGCTCCATCAGAAATGTGAACCAGTAGTAGACTTGCTGATGCCATTTTGTCACTTCCTAGCTGAGTACCTATAAGTGCCAAGAAAAAACAGAGCATGTAAGCCGATAGGGTGGGCTGAGTGCCTGAATGGCTTTTTGGGTCTGTGCTCCAGCTGCTctggggactggggtgggggatgcTGGGGACGCTTGGGGATTCTGAAGAAAGTGAAAGCAAAGGATTGGGAAGTAGAAGGCAACATAAGTTACTATTTCCTGTATGTATAGGGTCCTCATGAATTAGAAACGGTGGTTGGAGGAATGCTAGGGGTCAGAATGTTTAATCATAAATTCAGAATAATTTAAGGATCCCACGGAGGCATCGAAAAGATCCTGTGTCCAGGAATTCTGCTAGAAATACAAATCCATCTTACCTGATCGGGTGTCTCACGGTGGAAGGTTggtatgctttatttttctcgTGGTTTTGTTTtatgcccccccctttttttccccccgtaGCATTTGAGGCCTATACACTACTTTTTTAACCCATATTTGCTAACGTCTATCCTCACCCCTCCTGTCCATCCTGGAAAATTCTCTCCAGATGCATTTCTAGATCTTTTACTCTGGCTGTCTTTCAAAAACCAAAGTGGAGAAGGGGGTGCATGGTGTTTCAGACTCAAAATCTACCAGATTCCCGTCTATCCAGGAAAGAATGCGAAATTCACGTGCTGCCCCTTGAGGCTTTCACAAGATGGCTTTAGCCTGCCTTTCCAGTTCTCCAAAACTCTCAATGTAGCCAAACTGGTCTCCCATTCCACTGGAAGTCTTGGAGGACTGGAACCAGGCCTTAACTACTTCTGGGGTCCCCAGATCTGCCTTCCCTGGTTCAGCTGCATATAACAAATGTTGTAAGACTTGTCTGTTGACTTCACATTTACATTGTTTGAATGGGGCCTTAAGAGCTTCCAAAATGCTTTTACGTATTAGCCTGCTCTCCATAGCAGCTGTGGTCAGTAGGGTCCCTGGACTTAAACCAGGCTGGGAATTCTAGCT
Protein-coding regions in this window:
- the SOX4 gene encoding transcription factor SOX-4; translated protein: MVQQTNNAENTEALLAGESSDSGAGLELGIASSPTPGSTASTGGKADDPSWCKTPSGHIKRPMNAFMVWSQIERRKIMEQSPDMHNAEISKRLGKRWKLLKDSDKIPFIREAERLRLKHMADYPDYKYRPRKKVKSGNASSGASAAASSKPGEKGDKVGGGGGHGGGGGGGGSGHAGGGGGGAGGGGGANSKPAQKKSCGSKVAGGAGGGGSKPHAKLILAGGGGGGKAAAAGAAPSFAAEQALLPLGAAADHHSLYKARTPSAAAAAAAAAGAAGSVSTAASASSAGLAAPGKPLADKKVKRVYLFGGLGASSSPAGGVGAGADPSDPLGLYEEGGAGCSPDGPSLSGRSSAASSPAAGRSPADHRSYASLRAASPAPSSAPSHASSSASSHSSSSSSSGSSSSDDEFEDDLLDLNPSSNFESMSLGSFSSSSALDRDLDFNLEPGSGSHFEFPDYCTPEVSEMISGDWLESSISNLVFTY